One window of Thiomicrorhabdus lithotrophica genomic DNA carries:
- a CDS encoding FixH family protein has translation MTDTKQDTRDWSVAWKNPFVIGWVVILFIVLSVNFFMVSMAIVTNPGLVVDDYYDQGKRMDVILAEQKKMEQIGWQLEVDMPILSEGKKDLVKLSVKDKEGKPLDVETAILYFYRPSDRNLDGQLVMNKIDGTGMYEQSFSLPLKGKWDLIMEVTKGDLRFNIGRSIMVQDPE, from the coding sequence ATGACCGATACTAAGCAAGATACGCGTGACTGGAGCGTCGCTTGGAAAAACCCATTTGTAATTGGTTGGGTGGTTATTCTATTTATTGTATTATCTGTGAATTTTTTCATGGTGAGTATGGCTATTGTGACTAATCCAGGCCTGGTTGTTGATGATTACTATGATCAAGGTAAGCGCATGGATGTCATTCTTGCTGAACAGAAAAAAATGGAACAAATTGGATGGCAATTAGAAGTTGATATGCCAATTTTATCTGAAGGTAAGAAGGATCTAGTTAAATTATCTGTTAAAGATAAAGAAGGCAAACCTTTAGACGTTGAAACAGCTATCCTTTACTTCTATCGCCCATCAGATAGAAATCTAGATGGTCAGCTTGTAATGAATAAGATTGATGGCACTGGTATGTATGAACAAAGTTTTTCTTTACCTCTTAAAGGTAAGTGGGATCTTATTATGGAAGTGACTAAAGGTGATCTTAGATTTAATATCGGTCGCTCAATTATGGTTCAAGATCCAGAGTAA